A stretch of Aythya fuligula isolate bAytFul2 chromosome 1, bAytFul2.pri, whole genome shotgun sequence DNA encodes these proteins:
- the SMIM30 gene encoding small integral membrane protein 30, which produces MSSTGSTSKLFLALASLLLVLPAVEAMDAGDTIAFLLGLAVSVIGFCACLGLYARKRNGQQ; this is translated from the coding sequence ATGTCTTCTACCGGGAGCACCTCAAAACTTTTCCTGGCCCTCGCttcactgctgctggtgctgccagcGGTTGAAGCCATGGATGCAGGAGATACGATTGCCTTCCTGCTAGGCCTCGCTGTCAGCGTCATTGGATTCTGTGCCTGCCTCGGCTTGTAtgccaggaaaagaaatggacaGCAATGA